The Apis mellifera strain DH4 linkage group LG13, Amel_HAv3.1, whole genome shotgun sequence genome includes a region encoding these proteins:
- the 5-HT1 gene encoding serotonin receptor isoform X2 produces the protein MEEHVNQTSRNSSSDGLVFTDASIILRTLVLGLLILVTVVGNLFVIAAILLERNLQSVANYLIVSLAVADLMVACLVMPLGAVYEARNPRRIGMLIVAVWVVSLGISLAPQLGWKDPDYLDRIADGTCLVSQDPAYQIFATCATFYLPLLVILFLYWRIFQAARKRIRRRPGTIVQPARERRGILRYVTKRPREESTAFTITRSTPDHSSISPEKSSSYNGANATQSTTVTPSTVSTTTTTTTTTTVTNPSSSHSTHSSSKRTRDTIESKREKKAAKTLAIITGAFVACWLPFFVVALLRATCQACEPPELIASVFLWLGYFNSTLNPVIYTVFSPEFRQAFKRMLCGGSRIIR, from the exons ATGGAGGAACACGTGAACCAGACCTCGAGAAACTCGTCCTCGGACGGGTTGGTTTTCACGGATGCCTCGATCATTCTCAGAACATTGGTGCTGGGTCTCTTGATACTCGTCACCGTTGTCG GGAATCTGTTCGTGATAGCTGCGATCCTGCTCGAGCGGAACCTGCAATCGGTGGCCAATTATTTGATCGTCAGCTTGGCCGTGGCCGATCTCATGGTCGCCTGTCTGGTCATGCCTCTCGGTGCGGTTTACGAG GCGAGGAATCCACGACGGATTGGTATGTTGATCGTCGCCGTCTGGGTGGTGTCCTTAGGAATCTCGTTGGCGCCCCAACTCGGATGGAAGGATCCTGATTATTTGGATCGTATAGCGGACGGGACTTGTCTGGTGTCGCAGGATCCCGCATACCAG ATCTTCGCCACTTGCGCGACATTCTATCTACCCCTGTTGGTTATTCTATTCCTGTACTGGAGGATATTTCAAGCGGCGCGGAAGCGGATCAGAAGGAGGCCGGGAACCATTGTGCAGCCAGCTCGTGAAAGAAGAGGCATCCTTAGATACGTCACAAAAAG ACCGAGGGAGGAATCGACAGCGTTCACGATAACGAGATCCACGCCGGATCATTCGTCGATCTCGCCTGAGAAATCGTCGTCTTACAACGGGGCGAACGCGACCCAATCGACCACGGTCACCCCGTCGACCGTCTCGACGACCacgaccaccaccaccaccacgacAGTGACGAATCCTTCGAGCAGCCACTCGACCCACTCGTCGAGCAAAAGGACGCGCGACACTATCGAGTCGAAGCGCGAGAAGAAAGCCGCGAAAACGCTGGCGATAATCACCGGGGCGTTCGTCGCGTGTTGGTTGCCTTTCTTCGTTGTTGCGTTGCTCCGCGCCACTTGCCAGGCCTGCGAGCCACCTGAGCTCATAGCAAGCGTCTTCCTGTGGCTGGGCTATTTCAACAGCACCCTGAACCCTGTGATATACACTGTATTCTCACCAGAGTTCAGGCAAGCCTTCAAGAGGATGCTTTGCGGTGGTTCCAGGATAATTCGCTGA
- the 5-HT1 gene encoding serotonin receptor isoform X1 — MEEHVNQTSRNSSSDGLVFTDASIILRTLVLGLLILVTVVGNLFVIAAILLERNLQSVANYLIVSLAVADLMVACLVMPLGAVYEINSEWSLGPELCDMWTSSDVLCCTASILHLVAIAVDRYWAVTDLNYIQARNPRRIGMLIVAVWVVSLGISLAPQLGWKDPDYLDRIADGTCLVSQDPAYQIFATCATFYLPLLVILFLYWRIFQAARKRIRRRPGTIVQPARERRGILRYVTKRPREESTAFTITRSTPDHSSISPEKSSSYNGANATQSTTVTPSTVSTTTTTTTTTTVTNPSSSHSTHSSSKRTRDTIESKREKKAAKTLAIITGAFVACWLPFFVVALLRATCQACEPPELIASVFLWLGYFNSTLNPVIYTVFSPEFRQAFKRMLCGGSRIIR; from the exons ATGGAGGAACACGTGAACCAGACCTCGAGAAACTCGTCCTCGGACGGGTTGGTTTTCACGGATGCCTCGATCATTCTCAGAACATTGGTGCTGGGTCTCTTGATACTCGTCACCGTTGTCG GGAATCTGTTCGTGATAGCTGCGATCCTGCTCGAGCGGAACCTGCAATCGGTGGCCAATTATTTGATCGTCAGCTTGGCCGTGGCCGATCTCATGGTCGCCTGTCTGGTCATGCCTCTCGGTGCGGTTTACGAG ATAAACTCGGAATGGTCGCTCGGGCCCGAGCTTTGCGACATGTGGACCAGCAGCGACGTTCTCTGCTGCACTGCCTCGATATTGCATCTGGTGGCTATCGCGGTCGACAGATATTGGGCAGTCACCGATCTCAATTATATACAG GCGAGGAATCCACGACGGATTGGTATGTTGATCGTCGCCGTCTGGGTGGTGTCCTTAGGAATCTCGTTGGCGCCCCAACTCGGATGGAAGGATCCTGATTATTTGGATCGTATAGCGGACGGGACTTGTCTGGTGTCGCAGGATCCCGCATACCAG ATCTTCGCCACTTGCGCGACATTCTATCTACCCCTGTTGGTTATTCTATTCCTGTACTGGAGGATATTTCAAGCGGCGCGGAAGCGGATCAGAAGGAGGCCGGGAACCATTGTGCAGCCAGCTCGTGAAAGAAGAGGCATCCTTAGATACGTCACAAAAAG ACCGAGGGAGGAATCGACAGCGTTCACGATAACGAGATCCACGCCGGATCATTCGTCGATCTCGCCTGAGAAATCGTCGTCTTACAACGGGGCGAACGCGACCCAATCGACCACGGTCACCCCGTCGACCGTCTCGACGACCacgaccaccaccaccaccacgacAGTGACGAATCCTTCGAGCAGCCACTCGACCCACTCGTCGAGCAAAAGGACGCGCGACACTATCGAGTCGAAGCGCGAGAAGAAAGCCGCGAAAACGCTGGCGATAATCACCGGGGCGTTCGTCGCGTGTTGGTTGCCTTTCTTCGTTGTTGCGTTGCTCCGCGCCACTTGCCAGGCCTGCGAGCCACCTGAGCTCATAGCAAGCGTCTTCCTGTGGCTGGGCTATTTCAACAGCACCCTGAACCCTGTGATATACACTGTATTCTCACCAGAGTTCAGGCAAGCCTTCAAGAGGATGCTTTGCGGTGGTTCCAGGATAATTCGCTGA